From one Candidatus Omnitrophota bacterium genomic stretch:
- a CDS encoding septum formation initiator family protein, whose product MAKIKGKVLFAIIVLAVIFLPPFAKYQELRYRNKKLENELIEMKREARRLEMEKLRLETDITYVEKKAREKIGVVRKGEIVLKESPK is encoded by the coding sequence TTGGCGAAAATAAAGGGAAAGGTACTCTTCGCGATCATAGTCCTTGCAGTGATATTCCTGCCGCCGTTCGCGAAGTATCAGGAGTTGAGGTACAGGAATAAGAAGCTCGAGAACGAGCTGATCGAGATGAAGAGAGAGGCGAGGCGGCTTGAGATGGAGAAACTGCGCCTCGAGACCGATATCACCTACGTCGAAAAGAAGGCGCGCGAGAAGATAGGCGTCGTGCGTAAGGGCGAGATAGTCCTCAAAGAGTCGCCTAAGTAA